A genomic segment from Streptomyces sp. NBC_00459 encodes:
- a CDS encoding serine/threonine-protein kinase codes for MNASGDLVGGRFELLDRLGSGGMGTVWRARDSVLHREVALKAVRPDAAATDAVRERVMREARALARLSNPHVVTVHQIVDADPHPWIVMELVPGVSLDKRLESGPLTPVEAARIGGQVLDALRAAHAAGVQHRDVKPPNILLRPDGSAVLTDFGIAALQGATALTMTGELVGSPEYIAPERIRGPSDDPASDLWSLGVVLYVCVEGVSPLRRGTSLSTLAAVLEGEVPPPSRSGPLTPVLEALLERDPAARPDTGRLAAMLAQVAAGGTAKSVQRTLTAPQPVRHDEEPGATSPQSAPVAARTEQRPLPSPQRRKRVAVSAVLAVCVAAAAAFLTPRLLDGNDKDGESNPPAGTRTSPNPSPATADRWIAQLHSEPVDSGTAARDARLAKVRESVPEAVYVRSDKYASLRPGYWVIYAPGPFADGYAALAFCSERGLTTSNTCLGRYLSNDADDFDDQCRPPAANPTGRCTRQ; via the coding sequence ATGAACGCATCGGGGGACCTGGTCGGCGGCCGTTTCGAGCTGCTGGACCGGCTCGGCAGCGGCGGTATGGGCACGGTGTGGCGGGCCCGCGACTCCGTGCTGCACCGCGAGGTCGCGCTGAAGGCCGTACGGCCGGACGCGGCGGCGACCGATGCCGTACGGGAGCGGGTGATGCGCGAGGCGCGGGCGCTCGCCCGGCTCAGCAACCCGCATGTGGTGACGGTCCACCAGATCGTCGACGCCGACCCGCACCCCTGGATCGTCATGGAGCTGGTGCCCGGCGTCTCGCTCGACAAGCGCCTGGAATCCGGCCCGCTGACGCCGGTGGAGGCGGCGCGGATCGGCGGCCAGGTACTGGACGCGCTGCGCGCGGCACACGCGGCGGGCGTCCAGCACCGGGACGTGAAGCCGCCGAACATCCTTCTGCGGCCGGACGGGAGCGCCGTCCTCACCGACTTCGGGATCGCGGCGCTCCAGGGCGCGACGGCCCTGACGATGACCGGCGAACTCGTCGGTTCCCCCGAGTACATCGCCCCGGAACGCATCCGCGGCCCCTCCGACGACCCGGCGTCCGACCTGTGGTCCCTGGGAGTAGTGCTGTACGTGTGCGTGGAGGGCGTGAGTCCCCTGCGCCGAGGGACCTCGCTCTCGACGCTGGCCGCGGTCCTGGAGGGTGAGGTCCCGCCGCCGTCCCGCTCCGGCCCGCTGACCCCCGTCCTCGAAGCACTGCTCGAACGTGACCCGGCGGCACGACCCGATACGGGCCGGCTGGCGGCGATGCTGGCGCAGGTGGCGGCGGGCGGGACGGCGAAGTCCGTTCAGCGGACCCTGACCGCGCCCCAGCCCGTGCGCCACGACGAGGAGCCCGGCGCGACATCGCCGCAGTCCGCACCCGTGGCCGCCCGCACGGAACAGCGGCCCCTGCCGTCGCCGCAGCGCCGTAAGCGGGTCGCCGTGTCCGCCGTCCTCGCGGTCTGCGTCGCGGCAGCCGCCGCCTTCCTCACGCCGCGTCTCCTCGACGGGAACGACAAGGACGGCGAGTCGAACCCGCCGGCCGGCACGAGAACCTCGCCCAACCCCTCACCCGCCACGGCCGACCGCTGGATCGCCCAACTGCACTCCGAGCCGGTCGACTCCGGGACCGCCGCCCGGGACGCACGGCTCGCCAAGGTCAGGGAGTCGGTACCGGAGGCCGTGTACGTGCGCAGCGACAAGTACGCGTCCCTGCGCCCGGGGTACTGGGTGATCTACGCCCCCGGCCCGTTCGCCGACGGCTACGCCGCGCTGGCCTTCTGCAGCGAACGCGGCCTGACGACGTCGAACACCTGCCTGGGGCGCTATCTGAGCAACGACGCCGACGACTTCGACGACCAGTGCCGCCCGCCCGCCGCCAACCCCACCGGGCGCTGCACGCGACAGTAG
- a CDS encoding ABC transporter ATP-binding protein has translation MRYGLRLDGVGRRYGLRGPWVLRGVDLTLAPGTLTRIEGANGTGKSTLLRVLAGIDAPTEGTLTGRPRTTYVPERFPAALPFTAHGYLTHLGAVQGLSRTAAARAADEWLERLGAAVYARTPMAELSKGSSQKVAVAQALVAGPELLVLDEAWTGLDAAARGELERVVAELTASGASVVFVDHDPGRLAGVPDATYAVTEGGLNLRTAQAGSPEPTGPHLVVEAQGPPGARPPAEASKWTTSSTETATPGQHRFSVPGTHSDVVLRALLTARPPWHVVSVRPETTGTPGTTATHTGIAVPAPLATDESRR, from the coding sequence ATGCGGTATGGGCTTCGACTGGACGGTGTGGGCCGCCGCTACGGCCTGCGCGGCCCCTGGGTCCTGCGAGGGGTCGACCTGACCCTCGCCCCCGGCACCCTCACCCGTATCGAGGGCGCCAACGGAACCGGCAAGTCCACCCTCCTGCGCGTGCTCGCCGGCATCGACGCCCCCACGGAGGGCACCCTCACGGGCCGCCCGCGCACGACGTACGTCCCGGAGCGCTTCCCGGCGGCGCTCCCCTTCACCGCGCACGGCTACCTCACCCACCTGGGCGCCGTGCAGGGACTGTCCCGTACGGCCGCCGCCCGCGCCGCCGACGAGTGGCTGGAGCGGCTCGGCGCCGCCGTGTACGCCCGGACGCCCATGGCGGAGCTGTCGAAGGGCAGCAGCCAGAAGGTGGCGGTCGCGCAGGCCCTGGTCGCCGGCCCGGAGCTGCTCGTCCTCGACGAGGCGTGGACGGGCCTCGACGCCGCCGCCCGGGGCGAGTTGGAGCGGGTCGTCGCCGAACTCACCGCGTCCGGCGCCTCGGTGGTGTTCGTCGACCACGACCCCGGCCGCCTGGCGGGGGTGCCCGACGCGACGTACGCCGTGACCGAGGGTGGCCTCAACCTCCGTACGGCACAAGCCGGTTCACCGGAGCCCACCGGCCCGCACCTGGTCGTGGAGGCCCAGGGGCCGCCGGGCGCGCGGCCCCCGGCCGAGGCGTCGAAGTGGACGACGTCGAGCACCGAGACCGCGACGCCGGGTCAGCACCGGTTCAGTGTCCCCGGCACCCATTCGGACGTCGTCCTGCGCGCCCTGCTCACGGCCCGCCCGCCCTGGCACGTGGTGAGTGTGCGACCGGAGACGACCGGAACCCCCGGCACGACCGCAACACACACCGGCATCGCCGTACCCGCCCCGCTCGCCACCGACGAAAGCCGCCGATGA
- a CDS encoding polysaccharide deacetylase family protein — MISLVRRIAIGCLLGTAFTTLAACGTAPLPQRAERQPPALPSPASSRPPTLAPGPAGLTPVFRNGPRTPDRAVALTFDADMTAGQGDRAARGERFDNPGLIDSLRTLKVPATVFMTGRWAEEYPAQARSIGRDPLFEVANHSYSHYAFTEDCYGLPTIAGSASGSAAGERMRADVERAFAAFRAVGVPRVMPYFRFPGGCHDRRALRALRTAGVTAVQWDVVGGDAFATDADAVAREVLDGVRPGSVVVMHCTRSAAPATERAVRRIVPALRERGFRFVKVSELIGATGGRR, encoded by the coding sequence ATGATCAGTCTCGTACGACGAATCGCCATCGGTTGCCTTCTCGGCACCGCGTTCACCACCCTCGCCGCCTGCGGCACCGCTCCGCTCCCGCAGCGGGCCGAACGGCAGCCTCCCGCGCTCCCGTCCCCCGCATCCTCCCGGCCGCCCACCCTCGCCCCGGGGCCCGCCGGCCTGACCCCCGTCTTCCGGAACGGCCCGCGCACCCCGGACAGGGCCGTCGCCCTCACCTTCGACGCGGACATGACCGCCGGGCAGGGCGACCGGGCCGCGCGAGGCGAGCGGTTCGACAATCCCGGGCTGATCGACTCGCTGCGGACGCTGAAGGTACCGGCGACCGTGTTCATGACGGGACGGTGGGCCGAGGAGTATCCGGCCCAGGCCCGCTCCATCGGCCGGGACCCCCTCTTCGAGGTCGCCAACCACTCGTACAGCCACTACGCCTTCACCGAGGACTGCTACGGGCTGCCGACCATCGCCGGCTCAGCATCCGGCTCCGCTGCCGGGGAACGGATGCGCGCCGACGTCGAACGCGCCTTCGCCGCCTTCCGGGCAGTCGGAGTGCCCCGCGTCATGCCCTACTTCCGCTTCCCCGGCGGATGTCACGACCGGCGGGCGCTGCGCGCCCTGCGCACGGCCGGGGTCACCGCCGTGCAGTGGGACGTGGTCGGCGGGGACGCCTTCGCGACGGACGCCGACGCCGTGGCCCGGGAGGTGCTGGACGGCGTACGGCCAGGGTCGGTCGTCGTCATGCACTGCACGCGCAGTGCGGCCCCGGCGACCGAGCGGGCCGTCCGCAGAATCGTGCCCGCGCTGCGCGAGCGCGGCTTCCGGTTCGTGAAGGTGTCCGAACTGATCGGGGCCACGGGTGGCCGCCGGTGA
- a CDS encoding PhoX family protein codes for MSAFDTPEIDGSATAAPSKAVDDSPASRRQVLARTGALGVGIAFTGALSELFAGTAAAQELGHSGYGPLIPDPKGLLDLPKGFRYRVLSREGDPLCSGEGPVPSNHDGMAAFAGRHGRVHLVRNHENRVTGRIPVPTIKGLTYDPMGKGGCTSLTLDRDGDVLTEQVAIAGTAVNCAGGPTPWGTWLTCEETEDKAGTNGYTKDHGFIFEVDGADPRRTGAVPLTAMGRFQHEAIAVDPRNGIVYETEDAFLKPFGLFYRFLPRKPLGGMGSLRAGGRLQAMRVPGVPDLSSIQEPGAAFDGVEWVDVPDPLAAQTPVRLQDFGPKGITHAQKLEGCYWGGRCVYFVSSFAHASEGSAATHFGQIWRYDPAARRLTLVIVFGPDTDVQLPGESPDNICLAPSGGLMVCEDGEGAQHVYGVTRKGEVYAMARNAQNIGTPDAPEWGEFAGVTFSPDGRTMYVNCYTPGTTFAVRGPWKR; via the coding sequence ATGTCCGCATTCGACACGCCCGAAATCGACGGTTCCGCAACAGCCGCTCCCTCCAAGGCAGTTGACGACTCCCCCGCCTCCCGACGCCAGGTCCTCGCCCGCACCGGCGCCCTGGGCGTCGGTATCGCCTTCACCGGAGCCCTCTCCGAACTCTTCGCCGGTACCGCCGCCGCCCAGGAGCTGGGGCACTCCGGCTACGGCCCCCTGATCCCCGACCCGAAGGGTCTGCTCGACCTGCCGAAAGGTTTCCGCTATCGGGTCCTGTCCCGCGAGGGCGACCCCCTGTGCTCCGGCGAGGGCCCGGTCCCCTCCAACCACGACGGCATGGCGGCCTTCGCGGGCCGGCACGGCCGTGTCCATCTGGTCCGCAACCACGAGAACCGCGTCACCGGCAGAATCCCGGTCCCGACGATCAAGGGCCTCACCTACGACCCGATGGGCAAGGGCGGCTGTACGTCACTCACCCTGGACCGGGACGGCGACGTCCTCACGGAACAGGTCGCCATCGCCGGTACGGCCGTCAACTGCGCGGGCGGGCCGACACCTTGGGGCACCTGGCTGACCTGCGAGGAGACCGAGGACAAGGCCGGCACCAACGGCTACACCAAGGACCACGGCTTCATCTTCGAGGTCGACGGGGCCGACCCGCGCCGCACCGGCGCCGTCCCGCTCACCGCGATGGGCCGCTTCCAGCACGAGGCGATCGCCGTCGACCCGAGGAACGGCATCGTCTACGAGACCGAGGACGCCTTCCTCAAGCCCTTCGGCCTCTTCTACCGCTTCCTGCCCAGGAAGCCGCTGGGCGGGATGGGTTCGCTGCGCGCGGGCGGCCGGCTCCAGGCGATGCGCGTGCCGGGCGTACCCGACCTCTCCTCGATCCAGGAGCCGGGTGCCGCCTTCGACGGCGTCGAGTGGGTGGACGTACCGGATCCGCTGGCCGCCCAGACCCCCGTCCGGCTCCAGGACTTCGGCCCGAAGGGCATCACGCACGCGCAGAAGCTGGAGGGCTGCTACTGGGGCGGCCGGTGCGTGTACTTCGTGTCGTCGTTCGCCCATGCGAGCGAAGGCTCGGCGGCCACCCACTTCGGCCAGATCTGGCGCTACGACCCCGCCGCGCGCCGCCTCACCCTGGTCATCGTCTTCGGCCCGGACACGGACGTCCAGCTGCCCGGGGAGTCACCGGACAACATCTGTCTCGCCCCCAGCGGCGGCCTGATGGTGTGCGAGGACGGGGAGGGCGCCCAGCACGTGTACGGCGTGACGCGCAAGGGCGAGGTGTACGCGATGGCCCGGAACGCCCAGAACATCGGCACCCCGGACGCTCCGGAGTGGGGCGAGTTCGCCGGCGTCACCTTCTCTCCGGACGGCCGGACGATGTACGTCAACTGCTACACACCCGGCACGACATTCGCCGTACGGGGCCCATGGAAGCGATAA
- a CDS encoding ABC transporter encodes MTALLRYQAALLVRSQRWLPPFILYAVFLAVGVQGGQPVLDSLGYAAAAVLPVAAWLVRICAGNEPPAARAAVAAAVGPGRAHLACLLVALSAAAALGTAATVVVTLISDPASADHQIRVEPLPAGGAGLLAALACALLGTAVGALTTWPLLRSTGRAVPAMMLGALLAMVATGSPAKSAITSLVTGSRAGTILVPLLPLAAAALVTVAAIAAACALTSRRSP; translated from the coding sequence ATGACCGCCCTCCTGCGTTACCAGGCAGCCCTGCTCGTGCGTTCGCAGCGCTGGCTGCCGCCGTTCATCCTGTACGCGGTGTTCCTGGCCGTCGGGGTGCAGGGCGGGCAGCCGGTGCTGGACTCGCTCGGGTATGCCGCTGCGGCCGTCCTGCCGGTGGCCGCCTGGCTGGTGCGGATCTGCGCGGGCAACGAGCCGCCCGCCGCCCGGGCCGCCGTTGCCGCGGCCGTCGGACCCGGACGGGCACACCTCGCCTGTCTCCTGGTGGCCCTGTCCGCCGCGGCGGCGCTCGGCACGGCAGCGACCGTCGTGGTGACCCTGATCAGCGACCCGGCGAGCGCCGATCACCAGATCCGGGTCGAGCCGCTCCCGGCCGGTGGAGCCGGGCTCCTCGCCGCCCTGGCGTGCGCCCTGCTCGGCACGGCCGTCGGCGCGCTCACGACCTGGCCGCTGCTGCGCTCGACCGGCCGGGCGGTGCCCGCGATGATGCTCGGCGCGCTGCTGGCGATGGTGGCGACCGGCTCCCCGGCCAAGTCGGCGATCACGTCCCTGGTGACCGGTTCGCGCGCGGGCACGATCCTGGTCCCCCTGCTGCCACTGGCCGCGGCGGCCCTGGTCACGGTGGCGGCGATCGCCGCGGCCTGCGCGCTCACCTCGCGCCGCTCACCCTGA